The window GAAATTGGATAATCACTCCCAAATTTCCTGTTTTAAAGCAGGGATGAAATAAGTAACTGCTAATGTCATCCATCTATTTTCTACATGGATCTTAAAATCAATATAATGAAGTTTTAAATAAGATGCTGGCCAGAAGCATTATTCTTTTTACCATAAGTGAACAAGAAGGTTACCTGAATTATTAACACCAACCAAACTTCTACTAGAGGTAATTTACTGAGATGAAGTCCAACCTTATTTTACAACTTTATCCAAACCAGCCCAAACCATATATAGGGATTATTCTAAAGTTAGGAACCATTTTCCCCACTAAACAAACACAGGCCACTTTTACAACATATGTGGGAGGCTGCTGAatgcagtgctatttacaatagcaaaagaTCCAAGTGTCCAATGATATAGAGTTGGTTAAATAGATTAAGGTATATCCACATAATGGAATATCTCGCAGCTATTTAATGTAATGCTGTAGAATGATGTTTAATGACATTGAATATTTTTTGTACATTTAGTACAAAAAAGTTAGAAAACATGTGAGATTATCCTACTTGTAAAATGAAATAGTCCTTATAATAGTATCCCACTTATGGAAAAGAACAGATTCATACATAAAAAGTATCTGGACGATATAGACCAAATGCTATCagcataataatttttttcttactactGGAACTATAGGTGattatctcccccctcccccagtataTTCAGTAATGCATATGTAATGCTTGGTAATCAATAAAagttcatattcttttttaaagttagtgAGGAACAATTCATCTAACTGCTCAGGAGACGAGAcctattttagagatgagaaggCAAATCTGATGGTTATCTAATGTTCCTCTTCTCCCACCAAACATCCCTGCTTGAACATCACCAGGTCTATAAGTGCTTTCACCATTCTCCTTCATTGAATTCTGAAAGTGACCTTGTGAAGGGAGGGAGGTAAAGCAAGGAATAATCTTTTATGTTTGTAAGTCTTAGGTTAGAAATGTTGCCTTTCCCAGAAATCCAGAGCAATGTTATCAGTTGATGAGTCTCATCTACAGGGATTCCAGATCATGAGGGGAAACCTTGTCTTCCAACCTCTTGTTGACTTTTTGCCAGTCTGGGCTCAACcaaggagctgcaggaggcagcagatggggAAGTCCCTGCAAAGTGGCTCTCTGCGGAGAGGACAAGCGCTGACTCACCACATTCATGAGAGGGGCCAggcttcttcttccttttctttagtGTTATGAAGAACACTCCCATCGCACACACAACGAACAGCAGTACAGGTAGAGCAGTCAGGAGGACATTGTCTGGGACAGGCAGGGGTGGCTGAGGTGGCTTTGCATctaaaaatgaccacaaatttTTAATTAGCCAGGAAGATTGGTTATAAAAGGTTTATAATGGCCACTGTTCTCTTATTTATATGCCAGCTTTTCCCCAGGGCTCTACTGCCAAAGAAGCCAGAAATACACAATATGAGGTGTTAGAAAGTCCCAGTCCATGGTCTTCAGCAGTTAACTAATAGCCAAGCCAGTGCCTCTGACCAAATACCTGGACTGAGCTCCCTTACTTTCCCAGAGGCTGGGATGACAATGACTGTGATCTAGAAGAAGTTTGACCTTGCCCTTGGAATCTGGGTAAGGTACCTGTGCCAAGGCTCTGAATGTACAGTCCTCTGTGTGATGCCTGCATCCTCAGCTCCTTGTGTAGATAGGCCCAGGTCCTGAAGTTTCCTTCATAATAATTCTTCCATCCACTATCATCTCTAGATCAGGCTTCAGACACCTCTCACCTGGACAAATACAATGACCTCCTCACAGGCGTTCTAcctccagttttgtttttgtttgtttgccttttaCACTGAGGTCACAGCAGATTTCCCCAAGCAGGGCTGTCAGCATGTCTCACCCACTAGAAAAACTTTGCTGTCTTTTCATGCCCTGAGGTATCAGGGTCAGATTCAGCTCCTGGGAGGCCAAGACTTATTTCCTTGCGTGGAGACTCATAAGTTTCCAGGGAGTTGAAAAAGAGGCTTTAGGGGGAAAACTGAGAACTGAGGGGTccatttcataaacatttatgaGAACACTTCCAGTAGTTAATCCTAAATTACAGGAAAACAAGACCTCCTGTTAGCTTAGCTGCAATTTGTGGACCCATGCCCTGATCCTGGGGCATTAAGAAGAGGAGTTATTGCAAGTCTTATTCAATACTTTTTGAGTCTGTCCCAGTTCATCTCACTTCAACCTATTTGGTATTCCCAGTAAAGTGGGGGTGAAAGGTTAATACTTGTTAACATGGAGACTTCTACCTTTTGACACCCCAAAAGATTCCTTGACTCACAGTCTAACCTATCTCTGATCAAGCCATAGAATAGGGTTGCAGAGAGGCCAGCCCCAGCTTCTTGAGGCAGCTGGAGCTGAAAGTTTCTGAAGATGGTGGTAGCTGGGAAGGTTTCAGCAGTAGTTGAGAAGCAGAGAAAGGTGAGTCATGATGAGGCTATCTTGGTGGCAAGGTCCTATTTATTTGTTGACTGTGGGAGCCATGGTAGAGGGCCCCAGAGCATGTCATGTGTGGTGATGTTAGGGGCTCCAAGAAGGTGCTGAACTTCAGGGGTGGCTTGGAGAGGCCTCTATCAGGCTACAGTAGAAGCAACCAGGACAGGCTGGGTAGCCTCACCATTTACTGGATTCTTAGAGGGGGAAGTACTTGAGTGGAGGAAATCAATACCTCACCaccaattttttcttttgttgtgttacAAGATCCCACCTCCTTTTAAAAGACTTCCCCTGACTCCCAAGAACTTGCCTATATCTGATTGCCTATAAGACTAATTATAGTcactttagtttttaattttacaacTTATTTCTATGGAATATAATTTGATTCCAAtccaatctttttaaaatacagattttcatGTGTATACATCATGAAGTTCTAATTCTATTGGAAGGTCTTTGAGGACAGAGAGTATACCTTATACCTTTTAGTTTTCATCCTTGCAACGAAGAATTTCTAGAATGGTTCTATATTCACAACAAGTGCTATATGTATGTATGCctggtgtgtgttttgggggcgagaggtgtgggtgtgggtttgtgtgtattttaatgAATGGAAGAATTCTAGCTTGGAGGAATCTTGCATTTTCTGACCTAAACTTCAGAATTGTCTATCCAAAGGTAGCCCAAAAGACTGGATTAGTTTCAGGGCTTAAGAACATGCTTCCTCGAGTGCAGAATAGGTTcataatgttggctgtaggttcaTAGTGTCCTGGATCCTGCAGCACCTCTGTCAATATAAAATGGCTCAGTTGGAGGTTTCCTGGGACATTGGATGATCTGTCATAGCATTTGTGTATAAGACCTGGTAAAAGACATAGTCTTGGGGAGAAGCCTTACCTATATTGTAAGGTTGGGAGAAAAGCTCTGTCTGTGTTGGCTCAGGTTGCAGGACACAGAAGATGCTCACATTTGTTTCTGGAAACACCGGTAAAGACGAGCTGATAGAAACATTGTATAGTCCTGTGATATTATCTTGAATTATTGTCATGACAGCATCATACTCAGATGTTGAATTCATGGTTTTTAGCAGAAAATTCATCTTCGTAGGTTTTGGGTAACCTTGTACAGATGAGCAGGTCACATTTATGAAGGAATTTTCTGTTCTATTAGAAATTAGCATTATTTCAGGTTGACTGAAGTTAGCTGAATAGAgatacaaagagagagagagattgatcaaaatttaaaagtatttagaaGAGAATAGCAAATGACTAGGTACCTGTTCTGGGAACTCTTCTGGGAGCCTCAGAGTGCCTAAGCAGGGTCTCAGACCATGGTGAGAGCCACATAAAGGCCTTCATTGAATTCTGAAAGTAACCTTGTGAAGGGAGGTAGGTAAAGCAAGGAATAATCTTTTATatttgtactaggggcccggtgcacgaaattcgtgcactgggtgtgtgtgtgggggagagtgtccctcagcccagccttccccctctcacatactgggagccctcaggcgttgacccccatcaccctccaatcgcaggatcggccccttgcccaggcctaatgcctctggcctaggcgtccggcccgggcagtggggatctgcagtggcagcggggggtgccgcgatcgtgcgggctccgcccctgcccctgcaggacgcctctggctgaggcgtctggcctgggcagcggggacccacagctgcagcggccccgcgatcgtgggctttgctttaggcccagacaagggacccctagctcctgggactgccagcttcgaccgtgcccagctcccatcgctggctccacccctacttcctgctatcactggccagggcggaaaaggcacctgattctccgatcatggctggccctttagctcttagctcccccctgggtttccaatcactgtcagtggcaaggggcttcttcctgctttccctttcacctccctgcattgtgcctacatatgcaaattaactgccatcttgttggcagttaactgccaatcttagttggcagttaatttgcatatagccctgattagccaatgaaaagggtagcgtcgtatgccaattaccatttttctcttttattagtgtagaagtcTTAGGTTAGAAATGTTGCCTTCCCTAGAAATCCAGAGCAATGTTATCAGTTGCTGAGTCTCATCTACAGTCTCATCGCTATAGCATTTGGTTACATgtcccatatttaatttttaagaatgaaGTTTGGGACCATGCTTACTTTCTGTTTACCCAAATCAAGGGGATGCTGTCTGAGTGATAGGAGGGCtaaatttaaataatcaaaaatttatagtgagccctagctggtttggctcagtggatagaatgtcggcccatccactgagttcgattctggtcaagggcatgtaccttggttgcaggctcgatccgcaGCCtgggtcggggtgcatgcaggaggcaaccaattaatgtgtctctctcacatcgatgtttctctctctttatctccctccctcccttccactctttctaaaaatcaatgggaaaatatccttaggtgaggattaacaaaaataaaacctttataaTGAGGCTACTTCTCTAAGGAATAAAGTCTTTGGAAGGAGAAGTGGTCTGACTTTAGGACCTAAGTGTCCCATGGAATATATTCCAGGTCACCAGACCAAGAGAACAGAATGGGATTGAGGCTAAAATTCCACCAGGAACCAGCAGAGTTCTGGGTGCTGGTGTGCTCTGGGCCCTATCTTCCGGAAATCCCCAGAGGATGGTGGGAAGTGAGTGGGTGTGGACTTTGGATTTAGATAATCAAAATACTGGTTTTGGGAAGGACTGTCAAAGTATCTTCATCATATATTTTAAGATGAAGGGCAAACCCAGccatttttaggaaaaaatatatgcTGTTAATAAACACAGAGCTTTTCTTGCCTTGTTTACCGTTCAGATTTTTATGGCTGTTGAGGATTGCTGGCACATATTCCTTCTGCCAGAAAAATAGCTCACTCTCTTTCCAGAGTTATGAGGTCATTTTCAGGTTCTACATACTAATGTATACTTTAGCATGTTGTCTCTGAAACTTCAGTGATTTGCATGCCATACTACAAGTACCTGTATATCAACATACTACTTAAGCATTCGGCTTGTAACTTTATGTGGTTTATCAAAGGTGGAATGCCATGGTACTACCTACTGTAGCCTTATTAGCAATATCTATGAAATTATAGGTTTTATAGATAggtttttattagtttttctagtacatattaaaataatataaacccattaaaaatttttttaaaaaatgattgtctGTGTCCCACCTAAACCACACCATGTTTCTCTATAGAACCTGGCCACACTTTGAAAATATCGCTATAGCATTTGGTTACATGTCCCAAAAAGCCCTACAGCCTAGTTGAGTGACACTTAAAGGGAGCAACTTCCCATTCTAATTCTATTTTTACCTCTGCTTTATTCTGGTTTCAGAATTGTTGTTAATCTGACTTTTTCAGTTTCATAAAAAGTTAATCTGTGTCTacgcccggccagcatggctcaatggttgagcatcaacctatgaaccaggaggttccatTTCTAGttgggacacatgccctggttgcaggctcgatccccagtgtggggcgtactggaggcagccaatcgatgattctcgcatcattgatgtttctatctctccctccctcttctttcctctctgaaagtaatagtaatatatttttaaaaattaaaaacaatgcattttattgtattataattttttaaaatctatattgaCAGGTTTTTCAAGGCCTGGAGGAACAAAGGAGCTGGTTTACTAGTTTTTAGACTCTGTGCATTGGGTTATTTCCTTTCTGTCTACCAAGCTCATGGTTGGGCAGAAAACAACTCATAAACAATCTCTGGAATGTTGAAGGGAAAATCCAAATTACTTAGCTGTCACCCTCAGTAGGAGCTCCAGGCAAAGATTCAGGGGGTGAGAAATCTTGgaccaaaggagaaaataaatgtaaaagagaTTTGAGGCCTATGTGATATATAAACTTAGTAATGGAAAAATTACTCATGGTTTTTACTTAGCCACATTACCCTTGTTTAGTTAGCTCTATTTTGTCCCCAAAGCGGATTTTTACTGATCTTTCAGAAGCAAACTATAAAAAGTACAAAGGACTTCTAGTTCCCTACTCCCAAACCCTGCATTACCTTCAAGtggacttcccagaaatgactgtcctctgccttctctctatAGGTCACCCCTGCCCCCTACCAGTGTTTCCCTGATCACTGCAGTCTCATCTAGAAGGCTAGGGATCAAGACATGCCATTGACAACATACCAAGCACTGATAGGTCGATATCATTTTGGTGGATGAGAATCATTCCTTGGAGGTTTTTGCGATGATGGATGAAACATTGATACAATCCCTTGTCCTTGATCTGAATATTGTGGAGTCGCAGGGTCCAATTATCCTGGTCCAAGCTTGTGCGGTCCTTGTAGTTGGCATGAACACTTTCAGGTTTCTCTTTGCCTCTGAATAGGTCATAAAGAACCAACTTATCCTGGTTCTGCCAAAATACTACCAGCTCATCCAGGCTTATGTTTTCAGGGTTTGTAAAGTGACATGGAAGGTCTCCAGTTTTGTTGAAATATGCCTGACTCTTCATGGAAGCAGCacctaaaaaaagaaaggtgGCTATTGAGGAAGGAGAAACAAGAGGGAAGAACAACAGCAACaactctatttttctttatataatacCCAGATGCTACCTTATCAGTAATGAGATTGAGGAACTAGATGTTAAATTCTGGAACAGTTGCATACATGTTGGCATCTGGAGGATAGGACTTTTGTTCTCACTCTACTGCTCACTAAATCTGTGTGGCCTTGTGTAACTACAACTGCTATGAGGCTAAGTTTTTTTATCTGTTTAATGAAGGTGTGAACCAAATGTTCTAAGGATCTACCCAGTACTATGGGTCTGTGAATTTAAATCCTAGAACAGGGACAACCAGCAGTTGGATAACTCATTTGCCCATCTGTTACCTTCCTATAACCTGAACACTAATTCGCTGCAGCTGTTACAGGCTCCATTACTTCTACACCATCACCAAAaactctcccttttcctccccatcCCCTTATTCCTTAGCCTGAATAGAGCTTCCCTTATGACTGCATATTTCATGGCCAGCTCTCCCAAGGATATAGTACAGTTTGGAAATGACATAAATAGCCCACCAAGGCTTCTAATCTCAGTGACCTTTCTAAGCTCTTTCAGGGATCAGAAAGAGAACTGAGCAAATGCGATGGCTGTTTGGGATTGTGGTAGTCAAAGACCATTTAAGGCACATGAATGACATACTGAAAATGAATCATAGATGGGAAGGTGAGAATGTGCTTTTTGGAGTATCGGGGAAACCTCAATTACCATAAACTTGCTCTTTCCAGGATGCATTGCTCTGGCAGTTTTTTAAACCCCTGGAGGACAGGCTGGGAGAGTTCAGAGAAAGGCTTTCCTCCCCAAGGACATTTGGAGTTTGTGGAAGGGATTTTGTGTGATTGATtatatattgtaataattatgtatggtgctaagtacttgaaatatcagggggacactttgtaaagtatatgattgtctaacctgaaactaatataaaataatattgaatgtaaaatgtaattaaaaaataaaactttttaaaaatgtgattgatTATAGGGTTTTTGTAGGACCTACTCTGAGTCATGGAATTGAGACTTGGCCAAGAAATTAGTGGTGGGTGAGAAGtgcagggttggggggaaatgctgtTTCTTAGTTAATATGAAGTTAGCTGCCACCTTGGAGAGGAAGTTCAGGCAGGTTCTAAGTAAAGCTCCATTGTTTAGGACTTTATTAAGGAGGAAAGTGAGGTGGgttggtgagagagagaagagtagtTTCATTCAAGTTGTTCGTTGAGGGGTGGTAGGAGTTGAATTGATCGGATCCATGGGTTTCTCTTTCAAGAGAAAGCAGGACAAATAACAATGACACGCACTTGTCAAAACTGGACTGCGTACAGAATGGCCCAGTGAGAACAAATAATCAAGGGGTTTGGTAGTGGTCTTAAATTTGAAGGGAAGAGGACTCCAGGCATCAGTGAGAGCTGGCACAAATTTGAATCACCACCTATTACATTCTGCTCAGTAGAACTCTGTGAACCACTTGAAAGTATACAAATGCAGTATCACATAGAATACATTCCCATATTGGAGGGAAGTGGAAAAATCTACCTGGGAACCCGAAACAATAATGAAAGAGGGCCTTAAAGGAGATTTACTATATTGAGTAATTATCTTACAAGGCAACCTTGAGGCTCCTGCTCCTTCTTTGCTAAACTCTGAATGGTAAGGTAAGGGTGCCACCTACTGTAAAAGCTTCTAGCAGCGATCACTGGGTTATATCAGTGACTTGCCAAATGATATAGGGCAAATGACCTAACAGAGAAACCAAACACAGTTGGAAATTCTGCCAGTTAGTGGTCAATGTTACATTATTACTCAGGGATCAATTGTGTCTTCTGGGCCTGGAGACGACTTAGCCTTAggcttctgtctgtctttctgatTTATGGTTGTTTCTCTGTTGAGTCTCACTGTACCTTTTCTCCTTCCCAACAACTTTCTTCACTCACAAATCAGTCCAACTTCTCTGACCCAGGACCCCTCTCCAAAAGATTAAAAGGGCTTTTTCATCCACATGTCTAACTATGTCCCTCTTCACCTACCAACCAAAAGTGTGGCCTGTGTTCAGCATCAGGGAAGGCTGGTCAGAAATGCACATGTTCTGGCCCCACTCAGGCCTACTGAGTCATAATTGGCATTTTAACAAAAGCTCCAATTtgagcctggtcagtgtggctcagtggttgagcatcaaccaatgaaccaggaggttagggttcaattcctgctcaggacacatgccgaggttgcaggctcaatccaaagtagggggcatgcaggaggcagctgatcaatgattctctttcattattgatgtttctatctctctccttctctcttcctctctatgacataaataaaaatatatttagaaaaaaaatctccagTTTGAGAAGCTGAAATAATGGGTTTCTACCTCTGTCTCTGAGTGAAACAGAGGAGATTATGACAAGAACATTTGTTTCCATCCAAGCCCTCTTTCCTACTCTGGAATGGAAATCAGTCTGAAGCCCATTCTGGGTGGAACTGAAAGTATTTCACAATTTTTACTCCACAGTTCCTCACCAACCACTGGCTTCCATGACATCACGTAGAGCTATGCATGCTAAGTCCCTCCCTTACAATATGGGAAAGATTTAGCTAAAAGTCTATTTTCCCTAAGTGGCTTCAGGCCTCCCCTGTTATGACCCCAAATCCTAGACCACACAGCTACTGGGCTCACTGGCTCCATTAGTGGGAAAGCATTAAGAGTCTCTTCTTCCCCAGCACTTGGGTGATAGATATGTTCTGGGTCTAGTTATAACTGACTGCTATGATGATGTCAGGAGCTAGAAACTCAAGAATCCATCTAGATACCTCCCTAAACAGCTGAAGGAGCTTGCTTCAAAAGATACATGAGAACTTCCTCAGCAGTATACTGTTTGACTATCACACAAAAACTATAGTCTTCTAACCTTGTGAGGTCTCTGACCCCATGTGGGACTTCATTCTTCCCTGGCTACTACCCAAAATGCATGTCTTATATAGTCAAGGGTCATCTGTACTCATGAATTTTCCTCCTTTTACTAAACTTCCTTCAATGTTAtgcagggtagggcaaaagtaggtttacagttgttggtatggaaaagaatacatcctatattaaaaggctaatatgcaaattgtcccctcaaccggaaGTTCGACTGgcagttcgaccagggggcagagccgCCAGGCAATCAcccgcagccccttcccccagccaggcccaccccatcagcccaatcggggtgggctggctggatcccacccatgcatgaattcatgccccgggcctctaattaataaataataatacaagaacaaactctgtctcacgtactcacaactgtaaacctacttttgccacaccctgtatgagGTCCTCTGGAAACTTCATTCCACTGTAATAAACTAtatcttcaatttcttcatcaaATGTTTTCCCCAAGGTTGTGCTTTCATTGAACTCTGGCCCTACCCAAAGGACGTCATTTGTCCCAGCCACTCCTTCTTTTGGCATACTTCATGGAGACCTTGAGCAACACCCTTCCCCTTTGAGGTGTCCCAGTCTCTCATTGCTGTCAGCTACTAACAGCAACGTCATTACTTCCTTGTTCACTGAGCATTTTAGCATTAGATACAGATCTTTCTTTTCAACCAATTATTACTATCAATTTGAGTGACTTCAGCAAGGATGAGTTCACCAATACACTTGCTTAGAAGTTCTTTGATCTTTTCCACTCTGAAGATCTTCATCCACAGACTATTTTAGCAGCCCCTCTCCCATGACATAACCTTAAACCTTATTTCCAAGATCAGTTCTGCTCTAAGAACCTTAAACATCAATGTACCTATCTCTGTCCACAACATTTGCTCAATTACTTCACCTATATCTGTGTTTTACTTCACCAAGACCTCAACTCCATCCAGTCTAGACCCTATAGCTCAGTGCTTTCCAAAAGAGCCCTGCAACAATGGAAAAGTACTGTATCTGTGCTGACTAATATGGTAGTCACTGGCCACTACACTGAGCCATTGATATGTCACTAGTGTGActgaaaactgaatttttaatcttatttaattctaatttaaatagccacatgtggctaattgCTATCATATTGGACAGCAGAGTGACAGTATATCTTTTCAatcctgctctttctctctcttttaaaatatattttattgatttttttacagagagaaagggagagggatagagagttagaaacatcaatgagagagaaacatcgatcagctgcctcctgcacaccccctactggggatgtgcccgcaaccaagatacatgcccttgaccggaatcaaacaggaacccttcagtctgcaggcctactctctatccatgagccaaaccggtcagggctctctctctctctctctttttgttaatcctcacctgaggatattttcccccatcgatttttagagagagtagagggagtgggagagacagaaagagagaaacatctatgtgagagaggcacatcaattgatAGCCTCCCACACGCACAGGGATGGAGCCTggaaccgaggtacgtgcccttgactagaattgaacctggaacacttcagtctgaaggccaatgctctatccactgagcctaaccagctagggctcaattatTCTTTTGCCAGCAACTCCAATAAAGTTGCCCTTTTGTGCAGAATTCATCCTAAGCACACACTACTTTTGATCTACATATCTGTTCTTACAACTGAATGGTTGAGCACCCCTGAAGGAAATTATTCCATTATTTGAACTGGTGACATTATAAATCTTATCCCACTTAACTTGGCCTATGAGCTGCTCACCCTGCTtaccaccctctcccttcctcacatGGTTCCCTCTGTTACtacttttagtttctctttctcttatagTCAAACTCCCTGAAAGAGTAA is drawn from Myotis daubentonii chromosome 3, mMyoDau2.1, whole genome shotgun sequence and contains these coding sequences:
- the CD86 gene encoding T-lymphocyte activation antigen CD86 isoform X8 yields the protein MPHFCVPWECLWAYTSGLWELRWMGICDSTMGLSTTVFAMALLLSGAASMKSQAYFNKTGDLPCHFTNPENISLDELVVFWQNQDKLVLYDLFRGKEKPESVHANYKDRTSLDQDNWTLRLHNIQIKDKGLYQCFIHHRKNLQGMILIHQNDIDLSVLANFSQPEIMLISNRTENSFINVTCSSVQGYPKPTKMNFLLKTMNSTSEYDAVMTIIQDNITGLYNVSISSSLPVFPETNVSIFCVLQPEPTQTELFSQPYNIDAKPPQPPLPVPDNVLLTALPVLLFVVCAMGVFFITLKKRKKKPGPSHECEVIRVEGEESEQAKERKPCT
- the CD86 gene encoding T-lymphocyte activation antigen CD86 isoform X5; its protein translation is MPHFCVPWECLWAYTSGLWELRWMGICDSTMGLSTTVFAMALLLSGAASMKSQAYFNKTGDLPCHFTNPENISLDELVVFWQNQDKLVLYDLFRGKEKPESVHANYKDRTSLDQDNWTLRLHNIQIKDKGLYQCFIHHRKNLQGMILIHQNDIDLSVLANFSQPEIMLISNRTENSFINVTCSSVQGYPKPTKMNFLLKTMNSTSEYDAVMTIIQDNITGLYNVSISSSLPVFPETNVSIFCVLQPEPTQTELFSQPYNIDAKPPQPPLPVPDNVLLTALPVLLFVVCAMGVFFITLKKRKKKPGPSHECEVIRVEGEESEQAKERVENRVPERSNEAQCIVNISKTDSELPLPGIVTFIYSEF
- the CD86 gene encoding T-lymphocyte activation antigen CD86 isoform X9, translating into MPHFCVPWECLWAYTSGLWELRWMGICDSTMGLSTTVFAMALLLSGAASMKSQAYFNKTGDLPCHFTNPENISLDELVVFWQNQDKLVLYDLFRGKEKPESVHANYKDRTSLDQDNWTLRLHNIQIKDKGLYQCFIHHRKNLQGMILIHQNDIDLSVLANFSQPEIMLISNRTENSFINVTCSSVQGYPKPTKMNFLLKTMNSTSEYDAVMTIIQDNITGLYNVSISSSLPVFPETNVSIFCVLQPEPTQTELFSQPYNIDAKPPQPPLPVPDNVLLTALPVLLFVVCAMGVFFITLKKRKKKPGPSHECVIRVEGEESEQAKERKPCT
- the CD86 gene encoding T-lymphocyte activation antigen CD86 isoform X3; the protein is MPHFCVPWECLWAYTSGLWELRWMGICDSTMGLSTTVFAMALLLSGAASMKSQAYFNKTGDLPCHFTNPENISLDELVVFWQNQDKLVLYDLFRGKEKPESVHANYKDRTSLDQDNWTLRLHNIQIKDKGLYQCFIHHRKNLQGMILIHQNDIDLSVLANFSQPEIMLISNRTENSFINVTCSSVQGYPKPTKMNFLLKTMNSTSEYDAVMTIIQDNITGLYNVSISSSLPVFPETNVSIFCVLQPEPTQTELFSQPYNIDAKPPQPPLPVPDNVLLTALPVLLFVVCAMGVFFITLKKRKKKPGPSHECEVIRVEGEESEQAKERVENRVPERSNEAQCIVNISKTDSDLGAVMQSKEISSGIREEKHECGTQEPF
- the CD86 gene encoding T-lymphocyte activation antigen CD86 isoform X4; the encoded protein is MDLRCTMGLSTTVFAMALLLSGAASMKSQAYFNKTGDLPCHFTNPENISLDELVVFWQNQDKLVLYDLFRGKEKPESVHANYKDRTSLDQDNWTLRLHNIQIKDKGLYQCFIHHRKNLQGMILIHQNDIDLSVLANFSQPEIMLISNRTENSFINVTCSSVQGYPKPTKMNFLLKTMNSTSEYDAVMTIIQDNITGLYNVSISSSLPVFPETNVSIFCVLQPEPTQTELFSQPYNIDAKPPQPPLPVPDNVLLTALPVLLFVVCAMGVFFITLKKRKKKPGPSHECEVIRVEGEESEQAKERVENRVPERSNEAQCIVNISKTDSGSVRKADKLKIWDTKRDGDGSTLDPGAISVWAVANTKEDPCDQQAIDKP
- the CD86 gene encoding T-lymphocyte activation antigen CD86 isoform X2; translated protein: MPHFCVPWECLWAYTSGLWELRWMGICDSTMGLSTTVFAMALLLSGAASMKSQAYFNKTGDLPCHFTNPENISLDELVVFWQNQDKLVLYDLFRGKEKPESVHANYKDRTSLDQDNWTLRLHNIQIKDKGLYQCFIHHRKNLQGMILIHQNDIDLSVLANFSQPEIMLISNRTENSFINVTCSSVQGYPKPTKMNFLLKTMNSTSEYDAVMTIIQDNITGLYNVSISSSLPVFPETNVSIFCVLQPEPTQTELFSQPYNIDAKPPQPPLPVPDNVLLTALPVLLFVVCAMGVFFITLKKRKKKPGPSHECVIRVEGEESEQAKERVENRVPERSNEAQCIVNISKTDSGSVRKADKLKIWDTKRDGDGSTLDPGAISVWAVANTKEDPCDQQAIDKP
- the CD86 gene encoding T-lymphocyte activation antigen CD86 isoform X7, giving the protein MPHFCVPWECLWAYTSGLWELRWMGICDSTMGLSTTVFAMALLLSGAASMKSQAYFNKTGDLPCHFTNPENISLDELVVFWQNQDKLVLYDLFRGKEKPESVHANYKDRTSLDQDNWTLRLHNIQIKDKGLYQCFIHHRKNLQGMILIHQNDIDLSVLANFSQPEIMLISNRTENSFINVTCSSVQGYPKPTKMNFLLKTMNSTSEYDAVMTIIQDNITGLYNVSISSSLPVFPETNVSIFCVLQPEPTQTELFSQPYNIDAKPPQPPLPVPDNVLLTALPVLLFVVCAMGVFFITLKKRKKKPGPSHECEVIRVEGEESEQAKERVENRVPERSNEAQCIVNISKTDSV
- the CD86 gene encoding T-lymphocyte activation antigen CD86 isoform X6, translating into MPHFCVPWECLWAYTSGLWELRWMGICDSTMGLSTTVFAMALLLSGAASMKSQAYFNKTGDLPCHFTNPENISLDELVVFWQNQDKLVLYDLFRGKEKPESVHANYKDRTSLDQDNWTLRLHNIQIKDKGLYQCFIHHRKNLQGMILIHQNDIDLSVLANFSQPEIMLISNRTENSFINVTCSSVQGYPKPTKMNFLLKTMNSTSEYDAVMTIIQDNITGLYNVSISSSLPVFPETNVSIFCVLQPEPTQTELFSQPYNIDAKPPQPPLPVPDNVLLTALPVLLFVVCAMGVFFITLKKRKKKPGPSHECEVIRVEGEESEQAKERVENRVPERSNEAQCIVNISKTDSG